Genomic DNA from Salvia miltiorrhiza cultivar Shanhuang (shh) chromosome 1, IMPLAD_Smil_shh, whole genome shotgun sequence:
CAAACATAATGCATTTAATGAACTTCACGATTCAACAATTcaatatgaaattgaaaatgaattGTAATAGTTTTAAATTAGtctattttatttcaaatttcaaggGAATGttagcaaaaaaaataaattattttctagtggattaatattttaattgtgAGTGAAAGCTTTATTTTCATATTGAACTATGAGGTTTTAAATTTAGGGAAAGTTTAAATTAgggaaaaatcaaaaaaaattaaatttgatgtactccctccgtcccaccattttagtcccctcccacttttcacacatattaagaaaatgcatttaatttttatatttttatcttttatacccttatttattattttcacacatccttttcacatttaagtgaagcattaaataaggttaatttagtcaaaataatatttttatatagtattaattagtaaagtggactatctttttgggacatctcaaaatggaataagggactaaaatggtgggacggatggagtattttattttaaaatttaaaggttatgtgcaaaatcagaattcgTTCAAACTATGTATATTTTACGGATTTTCCCTTTATAGTAAccctatacacacacacactattGACAGCCGATTACAGTTTGCATGGAATTAGTACATTACCTCAAATCACAAATCCCTCCATCAATTTGGGGTCAAATGCATGCAAAGTCAAATTAacacattattaaataaattccactcctcaattatataattaacaTACAAATCAACCACGACCAAGTCAGATATGCATGATTAATACATATTACTCATTGACTTGCCAAGTCCACGAGGCTGAAGTCAACCATAAATACTTGTAATTCCACCCCAAAAATGAGCAATTATTCATATATAAATCAAGTTCATAATAAAACCAAAACTCCACTTTAATCACTTTGACATTATCGTAAAGGTTTGATCTTTATTCCACTGAACACACTTtatatcattttattaaattaaactcgagttattctaaaaaaataataaaattgaggGACGAAGAGTATAACATAAACTAGATTACACCGATGATAATAGAACTATATATCTAGTATAATTAAGATTTAAAAAAACCGATCACCTATATAAATCGGGACATACCAATATTCCAAATCAATATATTATtgctaatattttatttaaaacgaCGTCGTAATATGCATGCACCTTcacaataaaaatattaaaaaaaaattgagactACTATATAGAATTGAAGATTGCAACTTGTAATTATATGAAATATTCTCACGATTGATAGCTGGCCATGATCATCATACACATATCTCAAATGTATAAATAACCCCAAAACCTAGCTTCAATTTCACAGCATTAGAGAAAAAACAAATTGATCTCTAACTAGAGAAAAAATGGCTCCGCCGCCGTCCTACGCCGTGTCTCCGCTCGTGTCGCTCATCGTGAGGATTTTAACCTTCATATGCCTCTTGATATCGCTCATCCTCCTCGCCACCGCCACCGGCACGGCTTCGACCACCTACGGGGACGTCGAAGTCAGATTCAAAGATTTCATATCATACCGGTATTTAAGTATTCTTTTtatggacgaatgaagtattatttttctatatatataattatgaaatGTGGCATTAATTGAAGAAtaagataattttattttcaaatatagCACTTTTTCGATAAGTGTGGAATCTGAGAGTAACTAATTATAAATGTCTGAAAAAATTAGAAGAAGGGAGGAGTGAAAGATGGTACACTAATTTGAAGTAAATGAGCATgcaccaaatatatatatatatatatatatgtatagtcaaatttatttttaaaatataaattaagaattatTTTCATCTTTTGATGGTGAAAATCGGTTATGAATTCATTATTTTGCTAAATGAATTTGTGGTATTGGGTTCGAATTATATGATAGGCGAGCATTTCATTTTCttgaattcatcatttttacagctaatttatagtatttgtaattttaattaatgttaaagTGGCTATGTGTAAATAAATTCAGATAttatctctctctttttttgtaattttagtttaaattaaatattttaaattttggcaGATATCTATGTGCCGCAGTGGTGATGGGATTAGTGTACACAGCCGTGCAAATGGGCTTCACTGTATACCAAATGACAACTGGAAATCGATTTGGAGGAGATGGTCTTGTTTATATTGATTTCTATGGTGACAAGGTAAAGTAAATAAGTATTccttttaatttgtttattttagtatgatatatacagattaattatattatgtctgtgtaaattaatattaataaataaggaTAATTTACACTTAAATGTACAAATACGAACTTTCACCTAATTTtcaaatacacgaattttcaaTTAACGGTTCACACGGTTCTCTATATATTGAAATGGTGTAGACATCCAACTATATTGTTTAGTATCGAGACGGTTAAGTCATGTAGACATTTTAAGTGTCCGCCTCAGCGTTAATTTTGAGGGCAATTGATAGTTCtttaaataatcaaaataattgGAAGTTCGTATATTTAGAAGCGGAACTTTTAGTttatgtgcaaaatcagaatttgatGAAATTCAGAAACTTGCGTGAAATTGGCATACGAGGGAAAATTCATTACACATGTACATATAAATCTGGATCCAAATTCATATTTATTGGCAtttgtaattttattgattttggttATGTTTGAATTCAGATATTGACCCGTCTACGAATTTAATTAAAACTCATGAAACAGTCTGACACAAAACTCTCGTAATCGTTATAATATCGATTCACTAAGTGTAGCTTGAATTGCAGGCGGCATCGTACATTCTTGCCACGGGCGGGGCGGCGAGCATCGGAATGGCCGTGGActtgaaggacttaggagaggTGTTGGGCATCGGCAATTTTATGAGCGTCGCCAACGCCGCCGCCAGCCTTTGCTTGCTCGCATTCCTTTGCTCCGCCGTGTCGTCAGTTTTTTCGTCGCTTGCTCTTCCCAAAAGAGTCTAATTTTTTAgtgtttttttctatttaatattgATTGCATTTTGTTAAGTTTAATTTGGTTGGTATGTGTTGGAGCTTTGCTTAATTCATTCTTATTGTATGGTTAATTTCTTGTAAGTATTGTACGATTAAGCTCGATTGTGTTTATctagttttattttttcttcttccttttaaTGATAGTGCATGGTCCTTTTCTTTTTGACTCATCATATCACaaaattgattaatatatatCACAAAGAGTTAATCCAACTAATATAAACTAGATAAAAAAATTCAAGCAATAGAGATATAATTTTGCATCGGTTGACCTTATACCCATCATCctattcatgatttttttttaatgtgccTTTAAATTCGTCAAATTGatgaatatttatatgtaaAGAGCTTCTGAATTTAACTTTTAGAGCTTGTTGTAAAGAACTTGAATTATgccctccaaaaaaaaatcagtGATTAATAGTACTTTTAAGAAATTTAATTCGAATAATGGGCCATTTTAATTGCTAGACAATGGGCTAATGTATTGTATATGAGCTGGGCTTTACTTTGTTTTCAATTGGTTTTGTTGTAATACTAGCTAAAGCCCATATCAAGAATGAGGaggtttagcattactctttgGAGAATTAAGTTATGATCACCGATTAATCAGTGGTAATTAAAGAATTTATTGGGCACTTGCTCCTCAAGTCCTTTaacattataattataataataaaattacatcaTTTTCCACATCAAATATTTGATCAATTTCACCATATCTCTTCAACATAAGAGCAATTTTAACGGGGCTCGCGAAGCTGGCGAGCGCCCGGCTCGCGCTAGCGCCAAGCTATTGCTGCGCCCCCGTGCACACTCGGGGCGCAATTCTACACCGGGCTCGGATGAGGAGAGAGAATGGTGCGTGCTATGCATTACCCAATATAAATTTAgcgaaaagtaaaaaaaaaagtttgaaaaATTGGGAACGACCTTCTCGACTGCAAAATTTGGCTCAACATTTCTAATCtgaatgttattttaattttagtttggcccaatattttatttttattttatgatattttaatttgaattaatgtaaacttttatttttatttaatgtaatataatttttaattaaaatactgttaaatttaatgaatagcTGAAAacgtattaaaataaaaataaaatgaaaaagaaaatttaagaGCCCCATTGCAGGAGAAAAtcccaaataattttttttcgaaaaatgtCGTCGGGGGAAATCGCGAATgatttttcaattcatgtattctcactcataatttaaaaattatgagaaaaatcaaaatatgtgAAAGTATATGGATTTTcttgcaattaaccctatttatATTTCAAATCTTTGGATTCTTTTTgcatttttagatttttttggtTCAAATCAGATTTaattatcttcttctttttttaaaaataaaataaaattggactTTTGTATAGTTCAGTTTAGTAGAGATTCATTAATAAAAGGAAACGAGAAATAAAATGTTTCCTTAAATACACATTTATTAGAATATGACATCctattaaacataattaaatgtgAGATTAAGAGAGAAACCGTTTATTGCGACGGTGGTTTATCTGTGCAGCACAGGTTGCTCATCTACCCCAACTACAACCCAACCGTATTAATTGCCATAGCTCACTctcatcattcatcaatcaaCTTTTTCGCCTAAATTTCACTCCATAAATCCTTCCCCAATTCTCATTTTCAGGTAGATCTTCAATTGGAGCTACCAGCTGCGACAAAAACGATGAAGGTTTCCGTCGTCACTCGCAGCGGCCGCGAACTTGTCAAGGGAGGCCTTGAGCTCAGTGATTCCGTACGTTTTGATCGATTGGATTCTGCTCTTTCATTTCTGGATTTGAAGTGCTGAGCTTCGAATTTTCATGCGCTActgtttattttgaatttgagtTCCTGGATGTTACGCCTAGTGAATTACTGTGTTGGTAGTAGATTTGGGCGGATATACTTGGGTATATGTAATGACACAGTGTATAATGCAACTGGCGTAGTTCATGTAGCTGAAGTGTTGATAGAACcaatttttgtttgtttgtgttttattttgGTAGTAGATTTGGGCTTGAGTTTGTGAATTTGTGATTTTATGACTGTTATGAGTTGTCATGTTGGTGTGATTTGGGATCTGATTTGGTGTTTTGTGCAGGCTACTGTGGCTGATCTGCAGGAGGCCATTCACAAGAGGAGTAAGTTGTTTTGGATTTCTGTATTGCTCTTTGTTTTGATTCGTTATGTGGATTGAATCTTGTCTACTTCGGGTTCTTGCTTCCAATTTACGAGGATACAGTTTATCGGGATGGAACTGGGGACCGTGTGAATTTGTTTGTTGCTTGTGATTTATTCATTGTGGAGGTTTGTGAGAAACAGAGTCCCCAAACTTACAAATTAGGTTTTTCCTTTCATAATTTGAAGGTTTCAATGTGACGGGGAACCTCCAAACTGTGTTGGCTCTAGTGTTAATAGAAGAAAACGTTTACAGATTAGGATGTGAACAATGTTGACCTTGAGTATCAAGAAAATGAACATGATCTTTAGAATATTACTTTGTCAAAGCTTGTGCACTGCCAGGAGTTTTTTAGACTTATGTATAATGGATAGACAAATTCACAATAATCTTGTTGAGTTGTGGGATGTGATGGGGAACGGAGTGTATTTCGGTGATCCATAAAATTGTGAATTACTACGTTGAaacataattaatttcaatttctttctTGAATAACTCTTTTGGTCTCCAGAAATCTGTCTGGTAGTCCTTTTTCTTGGTTCCACCTTAAATTTTGGATCTGCTCGTGTTCCAAATTAATTCACACACTTGTGGAAGGGAGGAAAATAGGAAAGATTGCTGCCTGTTGGTTATTGATGTGCTTGGATTGTCACATGACTCACATCATTAAATTTATGAAGTTTAACCTTAAACTTTGTGAAATATGTTTTGGCCTGAGGTTTAACTTTCTGAGAGAGTTAAATCTGAGAATGCGTTTGCTCTGAATTTCCATGGAAATTCTGGATTTGACTCACAGTTCATTTAATTACAAGAAGTTTGATCCCCATGCATGTTACATGTCCTTAATGAGAATTCACAGATTTAGATTAAATTGTTCGgactttttgattttttttcatatatatattttttcgtGTAAGGtactagtattatttattcTCAAAGTGATGCAGACTAGTTAGTTGGAAAAAAATAGAGAACTGACAGTGTAACCAGTAAATGACTCGAAACATGTACATGCTAAAGTTTTTAGTTGGGTGTCAGCCAGTTTCATATGTTGACCACAGAATAGTGTTGGTAATATATGTATGCAAATTTTCTGCTCATGTGCAATTTTGCATGCTGTCACTATCACTCCATAACCGCTTTACTTTTTGTGTTTTTCTTCCGTTTAAGTTAGATAACAATTAGATATATCAGGACATACAATATTCTGATAATGTAGAGCTCCCGCCCATTGATTATGCTTCAAGTGGTAGTCTCATATTTTTGGCATCTATCATGGTTAATATTCACTTGTTTACTAATTTTCCATTTATCCCTACAATATGGTGATTACTTTTCCTTATATTCTGCCTACAGCAAAAAAATACTACCCGTCAAGACAGCGGTTGACCCTCCCCCTCCCATCTGGGTCGAAGGAGAGGCCCACCGTCCTTAACTATAAGAAGAGCCTGAAGGAGTATACCGAGGGGAATGAATTAACTGTCGTTTTCAAGGATCTCGGCACGCAAGTCAATTATAGCACTCTTTTCTTCTGGGAGTACTTGGGTCCTCTGGTTCTCTATCCAATCTTTTATTACTTCCCCGTATACAAGATCTTCGGCTACAAAGAGGAGCGCGTCATTCATCCGGTTCAGACATATGCCATGTATTACTGGTGCTTCCACTACTTCaaacgtattatggagacctTCTTCGTGCATCGTTTCAGCCATGCAACCTCACCTCTCTCGAATGTCTTCCGGAACTGTGCTTATTACTGGACTTTCGGTGCTTGGATCGCGTATTACGTCAACCACCCGCTTTACACGCCCGTGAGTGAGCTCCAGATGAAAATTGGCTTTGCTTTTGGGTTGCTTTGCCAGATTTCCAACTTCTATTGCCACATTTTATTGAGAAATCTTCGCAAATCTGATGGTGGTGGCTACCAAATCCCGCGTGGATTCCTATTCAACATTGTGACTTGTGCAAACTATACAACTGAGATCTATCAGTGGCTAGGCTTCAATATTGCGACACAAACTGTAGCAGGTTCTGTTTTCATGGTGGTAGCAGCTGCCATAATGACAAACTGGGCCCTTGCCAAGCACCGCCGTCTAAAGAAGGTGATGTTTCTTCACTTTTGCTTTTAGAATGTTTTGCCTCCTTTTATGACTTAAATTCACCCATCTCTATTCTCTACTTCTAGTGTGGTTAGTTTGACACCATGAAAGACACTTAGATATCCTGCATAGTCTTTGCTTTCATGTCATTGTCCAATACGAAAACCAAGCAGACCAGCCCAAGAAGCCTGAATTCTTTTTGAGTTATAACTTTATTCGCCCTAAACCTCCAGCCCAACTGTTTCGAGCTGGATTGACATCCTTAATAACTGCAATGGTGAATTATATtgaatcccccccccccccaaaaaaaaaagattcttATTCCCGTTTGCCCCTCAATTTAGCTCCACCTCCCATCAGCCGTTGTCATACACAACAAACACTTTAATTTTTTAAGATTTGTTGCTCTCATCACGATTCTGATTTGTGCGTATGGTGTCATATCTTGCAGCTGTTTGACGGGAAAGATGGCCGACCTAAATATCCCCGGAGATGGGTGATACTGCCCCCCTTCCTGTAGAAGCAAGAGCTCATCAGGTTTTCTTCTCTATCTCTAGTGAAACGATCTACACTGCTGCCGGTTGAAACTAGTCAATTCTTGTCGAGACTCATTGAGTTTATATCAGTGGATTCGAGCTTAGGTCGTTTTTGTTTCTTCTGATGTAGTGGCTACGGATTCGTTATTCTCCATTTCTGCTAGCTTGTGCCCCCTTTACTCCTTAAAAATGCaaagaaaaaaacaataatCTTGATCTCTTTCTTTATGGTGTTGTCAACTTCTTTGCCCCTTTGAATTGGATTATGTTAACACTTCTTGTTAGATTCACTGTCTAAACAGGTGCCGAtgcttttcttttctcttccaTTGTATTTTGTATTCAAAAAATTTAGTGAAAAATTATTGGTTTGACATCGCTTCAGACAATCTCgtagaaaaataataaagtgtATTTTATATGTTGAAGTAGTATCATTGTGAAATCGATTTCACCGTGAAATCGGTTTTACAGTAGTTTTTGTGTAAATTGAAAATGTAAGTTAAGCTCGGTGCACATATACCAAATATATCATCATAATGACCAATCTGTCACATTAAAGATTTTTGTTGGAAAAAGAAATGGCAGAAAGTGAGCTTTACTATTATCAATGGGGACAAAATTAAAACCTATTATTAATTTAGAAGATAAGAGTATTCATGTTATCGGCATGTGCAACAAGAGAAGTCACAAAACAACATTTCTCacttttcaaatttttatttaattagtaatAAGACTGGATTTATTATTTCATCAATAATTAGGTGGATGATTAATCAAATGAATTGCACTTTAGGGTGCTGGAGGGAGACTAATTAGTAATAAGACTG
This window encodes:
- the LOC131006003 gene encoding CASP-like protein PIMP1; the encoded protein is MAPPPSYAVSPLVSLIVRILTFICLLISLILLATATGTASTTYGDVEVRFKDFISYRYLCAAVVMGLVYTAVQMGFTVYQMTTGNRFGGDGLVYIDFYGDKAASYILATGGAASIGMAVDLKDLGEVLGIGNFMSVANAAASLCLLAFLCSAVSSVFSSLALPKRV
- the LOC131005962 gene encoding very-long-chain enoyl-CoA reductase: MKVSVVTRSGRELVKGGLELSDSATVADLQEAIHKRTKKYYPSRQRLTLPLPSGSKERPTVLNYKKSLKEYTEGNELTVVFKDLGTQVNYSTLFFWEYLGPLVLYPIFYYFPVYKIFGYKEERVIHPVQTYAMYYWCFHYFKRIMETFFVHRFSHATSPLSNVFRNCAYYWTFGAWIAYYVNHPLYTPVSELQMKIGFAFGLLCQISNFYCHILLRNLRKSDGGGYQIPRGFLFNIVTCANYTTEIYQWLGFNIATQTVAGSVFMVVAAAIMTNWALAKHRRLKKLFDGKDGRPKYPRRWVILPPFL